In Candidatus Kerfeldbacteria bacterium, a single genomic region encodes these proteins:
- the gatC gene encoding Asp-tRNA(Asn)/Glu-tRNA(Gln) amidotransferase subunit GatC, translating to MALTEQDIQRLAHLARIELTPEEAQVFGEQLSSVLEYAKQIEEVDTSSVQLSSHIDYLTDVFRADIPVDASLADESIAQFPQAAGRLNKVKAVME from the coding sequence ATGGCACTAACCGAACAAGACATTCAGCGATTGGCACATTTGGCGCGCATTGAGCTCACCCCGGAGGAAGCTCAGGTTTTTGGTGAGCAACTGTCGTCGGTTCTAGAGTATGCCAAACAAATTGAAGAAGTTGATACGAGCAGCGTTCAGCTGTCGTCACATATTGATTACCTGACGGACGTTTTTCGTGCGGATATTCCTGTCGACGCGTCATTAGCGGATGAGAGTATTGCGCAATTTCCTCAGGCAGCCGGCCGGCTTAATAAAGTAAAAGCAGTGATGGAATAA
- the ligA gene encoding NAD-dependent DNA ligase LigA has protein sequence MDMHSARQRVKQLRAEINRHRYQYHVLDRQEISDAALDSLKHELQQLEERYPELITPDSPTQRVGGKPLDDFKKVHHEHPMLSLNDVFAAGEVIAWETRISKLLPDARQLDYFAELKMDGLALSLVYRGGVLYRAATRGDGRIGEDVTQNVRTIEAVPLQLQLDGLSPTLRKQALDEVEIRGEVYMTKRTFDALNREQEKRGEELFANPRNIAAGSIRQLDPTITASRRLSFMAYDLPTDLGQQTHADTHALLVQLGFRAGDHNQVCKTLDEVETYHTMIGKKRSGFNYWSDGIVVTVNDIATFKKLGVVGKAPRGSIAYKYPAEQATTVVEDIQVQVGRTGVLTPVAHLRPVQVAGTTVSRATLHNIDEINRLDVRIGDTVVIQKAGDIIPDVVQVLANMRAGSEKKFVMPNKCPVCGSSVARREGEVAYYCTNSSCYALQHEQLRHFVSKKAFDIDGLGPKILEQLSAADLVKLPVDLFDLTEADLEPLERFAEQSAHNLVDAIHKAKKVSLARFIYALGIRHVGEETARSLAETFHTIDRVMVASLEDFQRIPDVGGVVGESLYSYFQNKKNMQLIAGLQKRGVIIERAVAQKSVGALQGKKLVITGTLASLSREEAAERIRQAGGKVQSAVSAKTDYLVVGENPGSKREQAMKHRVPILSEMDFLNLLKKA, from the coding sequence ATGGACATGCACTCAGCTCGGCAACGCGTGAAACAATTGCGCGCTGAGATTAATCGCCATCGTTATCAGTATCATGTTTTAGACCGGCAAGAGATCTCAGACGCGGCGCTTGATTCATTGAAGCATGAATTGCAGCAACTTGAGGAGCGTTATCCTGAATTGATCACGCCCGATTCGCCGACGCAGCGTGTCGGCGGCAAGCCGCTTGATGATTTTAAAAAAGTTCATCATGAACATCCAATGTTATCGTTGAATGACGTTTTTGCAGCGGGTGAAGTAATCGCCTGGGAAACTCGCATCAGTAAATTATTGCCAGATGCGCGTCAGCTCGACTACTTTGCAGAATTGAAGATGGATGGCTTGGCACTTTCACTAGTGTATCGTGGTGGGGTATTGTATCGAGCGGCGACGCGGGGCGATGGTCGTATCGGCGAAGATGTCACGCAGAATGTCAGAACTATTGAAGCAGTTCCATTGCAACTGCAGCTGGATGGACTATCGCCGACATTGCGGAAGCAGGCGCTTGATGAAGTAGAGATTCGCGGCGAGGTATATATGACTAAGCGCACGTTTGATGCATTGAACCGTGAACAGGAGAAACGGGGCGAGGAATTATTTGCCAATCCGCGCAACATTGCTGCTGGTTCGATCCGTCAGCTTGATCCTACCATAACGGCATCACGCCGGCTCAGCTTCATGGCGTATGATTTGCCGACTGACCTGGGGCAGCAGACCCATGCCGATACACATGCATTATTAGTACAGCTGGGCTTCCGCGCTGGGGATCATAATCAGGTGTGTAAAACACTTGATGAGGTGGAGACCTATCATACGATGATCGGGAAAAAGCGATCAGGATTTAATTATTGGTCGGATGGAATTGTCGTTACGGTTAATGACATTGCGACATTTAAAAAGCTCGGCGTGGTGGGGAAGGCGCCGCGCGGATCAATCGCCTATAAATATCCGGCAGAGCAAGCGACGACCGTGGTGGAGGATATTCAGGTACAGGTCGGCCGCACCGGAGTACTGACTCCCGTTGCTCATCTACGTCCAGTCCAGGTGGCCGGTACTACGGTTTCGCGCGCCACGCTGCATAATATTGATGAGATTAATCGGCTTGATGTGCGAATTGGGGACACTGTAGTCATCCAAAAAGCCGGCGACATTATTCCCGACGTGGTGCAGGTGTTGGCGAACATGCGAGCCGGTTCAGAAAAGAAATTTGTCATGCCCAATAAGTGTCCGGTCTGCGGTTCGTCCGTGGCTCGGCGCGAAGGTGAAGTGGCGTATTATTGCACTAATTCGAGTTGCTACGCATTACAACATGAACAGCTCCGACACTTTGTATCGAAAAAAGCATTTGATATTGATGGATTGGGACCAAAGATATTAGAACAATTATCGGCAGCCGATTTGGTGAAGTTACCGGTTGACCTCTTTGATCTGACTGAGGCAGACTTAGAGCCGCTCGAGCGTTTTGCCGAGCAATCGGCACATAACTTGGTTGATGCAATTCATAAGGCCAAAAAAGTTTCATTGGCACGATTTATCTATGCTCTTGGCATCCGGCATGTCGGTGAAGAAACGGCTCGCTCATTAGCTGAGACGTTTCACACTATTGATCGCGTGATGGTAGCTTCGCTTGAGGATTTCCAGCGGATTCCCGATGTGGGTGGGGTGGTAGGAGAGAGTCTCTATTCTTATTTTCAAAATAAGAAAAATATGCAGCTGATTGCTGGATTGCAGAAACGCGGCGTGATCATTGAACGGGCGGTGGCGCAGAAAAGTGTGGGAGCGCTGCAAGGGAAAAAGCTTGTGATAACGGGAACACTGGCATCATTGTCTCGCGAAGAAGCTGCGGAACGGATACGACAAGCGGGTGGCAAGGTTCAATCTGCCGTTTCAGCTAAAACCGATTATCTAGTCGTTGGCGAAAATCCTGGCTCAAAGCGGGAGCAGGCAATGAAGCATCGTGTGCCCATCTTGAGTGAAATGGATTTTTTGAACTTGTTAAAGAAAGCGTGA
- a CDS encoding pilus assembly PilX N-terminal domain-containing protein, with the protein MINRRTTQPQGIVLVYVLLITFLITAIAITVSVVIINELKLTTTAADSVLAYYAAESGIERGLHTLKRMRINGSNTLADAVTAIQGLSASLSNNTNYDNAGSSQQSSVIQNQLVYENQFVQADYYDFENSLTLDLNSVAESIVVTNGGADPSTWAEVSWIAWDEQGTLGESVAARKLIGPTDLANGWTINELDVFDDPLNNIVPRGYRVRIKALFGNLSRVSVIPYDEPNGAGNVVDLPSLIQIKSVGERSALKQSLTATVPWKIPLYGLYDYVLFSEGELLKTIILSNPTYSSGPIHVEESLGAGVSCGDCATCQAAGWLASACHSTTNTYASCGTVSGAGGCLIKGFNNIWGFTLPIPVNVSAGDAYYVSLRMNYNCSGNPCTPAGRDLAVEISGQSVVVDDQAPGSSDVWRTCTIPEPFPIGSTTLPTTDPSRSIQITDHPFGLAEGGWSNHEAVFVDWYQLSTFKLFEDCI; encoded by the coding sequence ATGATTAATCGACGCACAACTCAACCTCAGGGGATTGTATTGGTGTATGTTCTCTTGATTACTTTTTTGATTACCGCCATTGCCATCACGGTATCGGTGGTTATTATTAATGAGCTGAAGCTGACGACTACGGCGGCTGACTCCGTCCTGGCCTATTATGCGGCTGAGTCTGGCATTGAGCGCGGTTTGCATACGCTGAAACGAATGCGAATAAATGGCAGCAATACCTTGGCCGATGCGGTGACAGCTATCCAAGGATTATCCGCGTCATTATCCAATAATACGAACTATGATAACGCTGGCAGCAGCCAGCAATCGTCAGTCATTCAAAATCAGCTGGTATACGAGAATCAATTTGTTCAAGCTGATTATTATGATTTTGAAAATTCATTGACACTTGATTTGAATTCAGTGGCTGAATCAATAGTCGTGACGAATGGAGGAGCGGATCCAAGTACCTGGGCAGAGGTATCTTGGATTGCCTGGGATGAGCAGGGTACGCTGGGCGAGTCCGTGGCCGCTCGAAAACTTATTGGGCCGACTGATCTCGCCAATGGCTGGACTATTAACGAACTCGACGTATTTGACGATCCACTCAATAACATAGTTCCGCGCGGCTATCGCGTGCGGATTAAGGCACTGTTTGGGAATTTATCTCGCGTCTCGGTTATCCCGTATGACGAGCCCAATGGTGCCGGAAATGTTGTTGACCTACCCTCATTGATTCAGATCAAATCAGTGGGTGAACGCAGTGCCCTGAAGCAATCATTAACCGCGACAGTTCCATGGAAAATACCATTGTATGGACTGTACGATTATGTGTTATTCAGTGAGGGTGAATTATTGAAAACAATAATTTTGAGCAACCCTACCTACAGTTCAGGGCCTATTCATGTAGAGGAGTCGCTGGGTGCGGGTGTCAGCTGCGGAGATTGCGCTACATGTCAGGCGGCTGGTTGGCTGGCTAGCGCCTGCCACTCCACGACTAATACCTATGCCTCATGCGGCACCGTGTCAGGAGCGGGCGGCTGTCTTATCAAAGGGTTTAATAATATTTGGGGATTTACATTGCCTATTCCGGTGAATGTGTCGGCCGGGGATGCTTACTATGTCAGTTTGCGTATGAATTACAATTGTTCCGGTAATCCCTGTACTCCAGCTGGACGCGATTTGGCAGTCGAAATTAGCGGGCAGTCCGTCGTGGTTGATGACCAAGCGCCGGGAAGCAGTGATGTGTGGCGAACCTGTACTATTCCTGAGCCATTTCCCATTGGATCTACGACGTTACCAACGACTGATCCATCTCGTTCAATTCAGATAACCGATCATCCGTTTGGTTTGGCTGAGGGTGGTTGGAGCAATCATGAAGCAGTATTTGTTGATTGGTATCAGCTCAGTACGTTTAAGCTATTTGAAGACTGTATTTAA
- a CDS encoding prepilin-type N-terminal cleavage/methylation domain-containing protein, producing MYTRRHNQSGFTLIEMIVAMAIFTVTVLVATNVYLLVSNSQRRALASQKILDDVRALFETMTQEVRLGTINYDYYESQGTDLHPAAGSGVDTLALRSQSGELVFFRHATDRVQYCTEVTAGECDTAGTGWLDVTPVGVNIEALSFTITPSADPFANILPVDCQLLGDAACTAAGLDSYRCGTDDICRYYSNGDNVQPHVLIMIKSTAIGQSQAERASVNMQTLVSSRIITSALQNQYHD from the coding sequence ATGTATACTCGACGACACAACCAATCAGGCTTTACCCTCATCGAGATGATCGTGGCGATGGCGATTTTCACCGTGACTGTATTAGTGGCGACCAATGTGTATCTACTGGTCAGTAACAGCCAGCGTCGTGCGCTCGCATCACAAAAGATTTTGGATGACGTGCGGGCGTTGTTTGAAACGATGACCCAGGAAGTGCGGCTGGGTACCATTAATTATGATTACTACGAATCGCAGGGAACCGATTTACATCCAGCCGCTGGCAGCGGGGTGGACACCCTGGCATTGCGCAGCCAGAGCGGCGAATTAGTATTCTTTCGCCATGCCACTGACCGGGTACAATATTGTACAGAGGTTACGGCGGGTGAATGCGATACTGCCGGGACCGGTTGGCTTGATGTGACACCAGTCGGCGTCAATATTGAAGCGCTTTCATTTACGATTACCCCGAGCGCCGATCCTTTTGCTAACATTCTTCCAGTTGATTGCCAATTATTGGGAGATGCTGCCTGTACTGCCGCTGGACTGGATTCCTATCGTTGTGGTACGGACGACATTTGTCGTTACTACAGTAATGGGGATAATGTTCAGCCGCACGTGCTGATTATGATTAAATCAACGGCTATCGGTCAGAGCCAGGCAGAACGAGCGAGTGTGAACATGCAGACTCTGGTCAGCTCTCGGATTATTACCAGTGCATTACAAAACCAGTACCATGATTAA
- a CDS encoding type II secretion system protein, with protein MHILGSKKNQSGQTLLELIFALGIMITALTATIVLIVSSINASRESRQKLVATSLAREGIELARGIRDSNWVTVQYGICTDSGSGVTNEGLPCTSDSFCGAGTCAHEVWDAGLTGASPAIPVITGSSPYAFDFSVAAFTDQTARIYLNNNFYRQGAGVTGNPTEYHRLVYLNPICHDAGGAERIVDKFDNYTCGQGGSPVAAYPETVGYRIISEVRWPDAASNRKVILEDRLYNWQTL; from the coding sequence ATGCACATTCTAGGGAGTAAAAAAAACCAATCCGGACAAACGCTGCTTGAGCTTATTTTCGCTCTCGGCATCATGATTACCGCGCTGACCGCCACGATTGTGCTTATCGTATCCAGTATTAACGCGAGTCGGGAAAGTCGGCAGAAATTAGTCGCCACCAGCTTAGCGCGCGAGGGGATTGAACTCGCGCGCGGGATTCGGGATAGTAATTGGGTGACGGTGCAGTATGGCATTTGCACTGACAGTGGGTCTGGCGTCACTAATGAAGGCTTGCCCTGTACCTCTGATTCCTTTTGTGGCGCTGGCACCTGTGCACATGAAGTATGGGATGCCGGATTGACAGGGGCGAGTCCGGCTATTCCCGTAATAACCGGTTCCAGTCCGTACGCCTTTGATTTTTCCGTTGCCGCATTTACTGATCAGACCGCGCGTATCTATTTGAATAATAATTTTTATCGGCAAGGCGCTGGCGTGACAGGTAATCCTACGGAATATCACCGATTAGTCTACCTCAATCCGATTTGCCATGACGCGGGCGGTGCAGAACGCATTGTGGATAAATTTGATAATTATACCTGTGGCCAGGGCGGCAGCCCAGTCGCGGCGTATCCGGAAACGGTCGGGTATCGGATTATCAGTGAAGTACGGTGGCCTGATGCTGCATCAAATCGAAAAGTGATTCTCGAAGATCGTTTGTATAATTGGCAAACGCTATAA
- a CDS encoding prepilin-type N-terminal cleavage/methylation domain-containing protein, whose translation MIAKPNSRGFTLLELLIVMFIIGVLTMIIVVNFNRGDKTQDLRSTSTQLIQSIRLAQGYSTGGNSLFFCGLGATQHAYERCANDAYCGGAVNSCTDAVPPGGYGVHFGAPYSYTLFGNTNTAENYFSVVDPLIFQADTLPTHVGMIAYRIGGVTHAAEVDSLDIVFIPPTGTISFFVGALPDASTQVDLLMKHQEIDTICRIISVNRASNQISESQGGCTF comes from the coding sequence ATGATAGCGAAACCCAATAGTCGAGGATTCACCCTGCTGGAATTATTGATTGTCATGTTTATTATTGGTGTGCTTACGATGATCATCGTCGTTAATTTTAACCGCGGCGATAAGACGCAGGATTTACGCTCGACCAGTACTCAATTAATTCAATCAATTCGGTTAGCACAAGGGTATTCCACGGGAGGTAATAGTTTATTTTTTTGCGGACTTGGAGCGACGCAGCATGCGTATGAGCGGTGTGCTAATGACGCGTACTGCGGGGGCGCAGTTAACTCATGCACTGACGCAGTACCGCCGGGCGGATACGGCGTACATTTTGGCGCCCCATATAGTTATACGCTTTTTGGCAATACTAATACCGCAGAAAATTATTTTTCAGTGGTTGATCCACTCATTTTCCAGGCCGACACGCTTCCTACGCATGTGGGCATGATCGCGTATCGCATCGGCGGCGTCACCCATGCGGCGGAGGTTGATTCGTTGGATATTGTTTTTATCCCTCCGACCGGCACCATTTCATTTTTTGTTGGTGCATTGCCTGATGCCAGTACCCAGGTCGATTTGCTGATGAAGCATCAAGAAATAGACACAATCTGTCGCATTATTTCCGTTAACCGGGCGTCTAATCAAATAAGCGAAAGCCAAGGCGGATGCACATTCTAG
- a CDS encoding prepilin peptidase, with the protein MDAFLVLILGLVVGSFLNAVIYRLHAGVSFVRGRSYCPHCKHDLSTWDLIPVFSFVMLRGKCRYCHKPISWQYPLVELATGLLLGLLWWKFGVSVQFFVYSVYTIFLIVMFVYDLRYYLILDRVSIPAMVVSAILSIVVLRVAVIDLFIGAVIGGGFFYVQYIISRGKWIGGGDIRLGVVMGLMLGYPYILIAFFIAYCCGSLVGIGLIVAHTKKWKSQVPFGTFLTAATIISFFFGERILEFYRGLIGL; encoded by the coding sequence ATGGACGCTTTTTTAGTACTTATTTTAGGCCTGGTGGTGGGGAGCTTCTTAAATGCGGTGATCTATCGTTTGCACGCTGGAGTTAGTTTTGTCCGCGGGCGGTCGTATTGCCCGCATTGTAAACACGATTTATCTACCTGGGATCTTATCCCGGTTTTTAGTTTTGTGATGCTGCGCGGGAAATGCCGCTATTGCCACAAGCCAATTTCCTGGCAGTATCCACTCGTTGAACTAGCCACTGGATTACTCCTCGGGTTATTGTGGTGGAAGTTTGGGGTGTCGGTACAATTCTTCGTGTACAGTGTCTATACTATTTTTTTGATTGTCATGTTTGTGTATGACCTGCGGTATTATTTGATCCTTGATCGCGTCAGTATACCGGCGATGGTGGTTAGCGCTATCTTATCTATTGTGGTATTGCGCGTGGCGGTCATTGATTTGTTTATCGGTGCGGTGATCGGCGGGGGCTTTTTCTATGTGCAATACATTATTTCTCGGGGTAAGTGGATCGGCGGGGGAGATATTCGCCTGGGTGTCGTCATGGGTCTGATGCTGGGGTATCCATATATATTGATTGCGTTTTTCATTGCGTATTGCTGTGGCTCGTTGGTAGGCATCGGGTTAATCGTCGCTCATACTAAGAAATGGAAAAGCCAAGTACCCTTTGGAACCTTTTTAACCGCGGCGACGATTATTTCATTTTTTTTCGGTGAACGCATTTTAGAATTTTATCGTGGACTAATCGGTTTATGA
- a CDS encoding type II secretion system protein, whose product MRQSVPKGFTLIELLVVMAIISILATIGIATLMDTRRDARDAKRFADLTAIRAALELYQETYQHYPIPIAASGTGPDLSTSGAVGSIFSASNNPLFPTFMSKAIMDPTNTIGNGLYYYYDTNESAQVGHRNYVFCFHQEANSGQWFYYYSTGVSGEANNCPTLPAT is encoded by the coding sequence ATGAGACAAAGCGTACCAAAAGGATTTACATTGATTGAACTCTTGGTAGTGATGGCGATCATTAGCATTTTGGCGACGATTGGCATTGCTACGCTAATGGATACGCGACGAGACGCGCGGGATGCGAAACGATTTGCTGATCTGACCGCAATCAGAGCAGCACTCGAACTGTATCAGGAGACGTATCAGCACTACCCCATCCCCATCGCGGCGAGTGGTACCGGCCCGGATCTCAGTACCAGCGGTGCGGTTGGTAGCATATTTTCCGCATCAAACAACCCGCTCTTTCCCACGTTCATGAGCAAGGCAATAATGGATCCAACAAACACCATTGGCAATGGTCTCTATTATTACTATGATACCAATGAATCTGCGCAAGTCGGCCACCGAAATTATGTATTTTGCTTCCATCAAGAAGCAAATTCAGGACAATGGTTTTATTATTATTCCACTGGCGTCTCGGGCGAGGCGAATAATTGTCCGACATTGCCAGCGACATAA
- a CDS encoding O-antigen ligase family protein, producing MPAVSGRDRIIMVLFMALLTVTSFFSAEWSKWVHAIVLIFSFLFAFLILRGHRFNTASTRWRSVVSHPHTYMIGWLVIGLAGVFFSVHWYGSLSYWFLLAAYILIYFSAIHFFRTWRHIELFNWGVIGVGVLGALAGFVMFLNQSSPRLSGFLFNANAISGVFILLIPLACIQWIQAERKLYKTIWGLSALTMIVGLALTYSYTAWVSSIIPLYILLRRFHRQIFSRTTVVIMLLCAILGVGGLIGFRYAQHKDLGRAIKIYETISYSDFISSFSQRWNFLVSAIHMAIDHPIIGTGLNTYQDMYARYAETVNEQPRYAHNYYMQAFAELGVFGGAALVAFIILVGRRIIVVIRRETDEHRRGILIGAALGALASATHAAFDFGWHFALVFILFWLMLGVLMAWGRQQTGELASAEADSDRPWISKMISAGVLITAIVVLFRGLTVFMGAYLFDMAERQAQRGEFESAFASYEQGQRFDPDLVVYTQYAGLAITNLSLLTADQRAALEQRLLTLTQRQPEQYRPFWMLGRLYIAQDQYERAIVPLTRATELNPLFLPDIFYDLGFALYSQERYDEAAQVIREYLDVYYPGIRVRNPNLPTQLAALNYLLGEIMKTQRNTARAEYYYLQSLQYVDQFGPAITGLQSLSEMQ from the coding sequence CTCACGGTGACCTCATTTTTTTCTGCAGAATGGAGCAAATGGGTGCACGCAATTGTTCTAATTTTTTCTTTTTTATTTGCCTTTTTAATTCTCCGAGGTCATCGATTTAATACCGCATCGACTCGCTGGAGATCAGTCGTCAGCCATCCGCATACATATATGATTGGTTGGCTCGTCATTGGGCTGGCGGGGGTATTTTTTTCCGTACATTGGTATGGGAGTTTGAGCTACTGGTTTTTGCTGGCTGCCTATATACTTATTTATTTTTCCGCTATACATTTTTTTCGTACCTGGCGACATATTGAACTGTTTAATTGGGGAGTCATTGGGGTTGGCGTGCTTGGGGCACTCGCTGGATTCGTAATGTTTCTCAATCAATCGAGCCCTCGCTTGAGCGGTTTTTTGTTTAATGCAAATGCGATATCTGGCGTGTTCATTCTCCTCATACCATTGGCGTGTATACAGTGGATTCAGGCGGAGCGGAAACTGTACAAAACAATATGGGGATTATCTGCACTAACCATGATCGTGGGGCTGGCTCTGACATATTCATACACCGCCTGGGTCAGTAGTATTATTCCACTCTACATATTATTGCGTCGTTTTCATCGACAAATATTTAGTCGTACAACGGTAGTGATCATGCTCCTCTGTGCCATCCTTGGCGTAGGAGGACTAATTGGTTTTCGCTATGCTCAGCATAAAGACCTGGGGCGGGCGATTAAAATTTATGAGACCATTTCCTATTCCGATTTCATATCAAGTTTCAGCCAGCGTTGGAATTTTTTGGTCAGCGCGATTCACATGGCAATTGACCACCCTATTATTGGGACCGGTTTGAATACATATCAAGATATGTATGCTCGGTATGCTGAGACGGTCAATGAGCAACCGCGTTATGCGCACAATTATTATATGCAGGCATTTGCTGAGCTGGGCGTTTTTGGAGGAGCGGCCCTCGTTGCTTTTATCATATTAGTAGGCAGGCGCATCATAGTAGTGATTCGACGCGAGACTGATGAACACCGGCGAGGAATCCTGATCGGCGCAGCCCTGGGCGCGCTCGCATCAGCAACGCATGCAGCATTTGATTTTGGTTGGCATTTTGCCCTGGTGTTTATTTTGTTTTGGTTGATGCTGGGGGTATTGATGGCCTGGGGGCGTCAACAAACGGGCGAATTAGCTTCAGCAGAAGCCGACAGTGATCGCCCGTGGATATCAAAAATGATATCGGCCGGCGTGCTCATAACAGCGATAGTTGTATTGTTTCGCGGGCTCACTGTATTTATGGGTGCGTACTTATTTGACATGGCTGAGCGCCAGGCACAACGTGGAGAATTTGAATCAGCGTTTGCTTCATATGAGCAAGGGCAGCGCTTTGATCCGGATTTGGTTGTTTATACCCAGTATGCTGGATTAGCGATAACCAATTTGTCGCTGCTGACGGCAGATCAGCGGGCCGCTCTGGAGCAGCGATTACTAACTTTGACCCAGCGGCAGCCGGAGCAGTATCGCCCATTCTGGATGCTGGGGCGATTGTACATTGCGCAGGATCAGTATGAGCGTGCGATCGTGCCATTGACTCGGGCAACCGAGCTTAACCCTTTATTTTTGCCTGATATTTTTTACGACTTAGGTTTTGCACTGTATTCTCAAGAGCGCTATGATGAAGCGGCGCAGGTTATCCGCGAGTACCTCGATGTATATTATCCTGGTATACGTGTTCGTAATCCGAATTTACCCACTCAATTAGCCGCACTGAATTATTTATTGGGAGAAATTATGAAAACGCAGAGGAATACTGCACGTGCCGAGTATTATTATTTACAGTCCTTGCAGTACGTAGATCAATTTGGACCGGCTATTACCGGCCTCCAATCGTTGAGTGAAATGCAATAA